In Lusitaniella coriacea LEGE 07157, a single genomic region encodes these proteins:
- a CDS encoding acyltransferase family protein, producing MVCDILQVIALGSIVTFLVAKYLKPQPWVYGLLANGVYLLFLGVKALSLTVPFPLSPWLLSSVGQYNPFPLLPWLSVFFLGAFAYNVRQQAFWWAMAYGGLLLSQIPWFFSSGFWAKIPMGGGYFFLGCALSLGVLSLLCRTRRVWNASHPLVYLGQRSLLFLFVLALVGKGLKVLGVVSGFAPPGNGLSGVSIWLVAFALSFWGMKGIERINSWYFERVFERVWVWGVLLLAIVLFPFAAPRVPLFVQLGECLLGIAFACNYRQLTRWIKGRAMGEGRELARERESVLRSGKVR from the coding sequence TTGGTCTGCGATATTCTTCAGGTCATTGCGCTGGGGTCTATCGTTACCTTTTTAGTTGCGAAGTATCTCAAGCCTCAACCTTGGGTTTATGGATTGCTAGCCAATGGAGTATATCTCCTCTTTTTGGGGGTGAAGGCGCTATCATTGACGGTTCCGTTTCCCCTTTCTCCTTGGTTGCTCTCTTCGGTAGGACAGTACAATCCCTTTCCCTTACTTCCTTGGCTTTCGGTCTTCTTTTTGGGAGCATTTGCCTATAATGTACGCCAGCAAGCGTTCTGGTGGGCAATGGCTTATGGGGGATTGCTATTGAGTCAAATCCCTTGGTTTTTCTCTAGTGGATTTTGGGCGAAGATTCCGATGGGGGGAGGCTATTTTTTCCTGGGGTGCGCTTTGAGCTTGGGAGTATTGAGCCTATTGTGTCGCACTCGTCGGGTTTGGAATGCGTCTCATCCCTTGGTGTATTTGGGACAGCGTTCGCTATTGTTTCTGTTTGTGCTGGCACTGGTGGGGAAAGGATTGAAGGTGTTGGGCGTTGTCAGTGGGTTCGCTCCCCCTGGGAATGGATTGAGTGGGGTGTCGATTTGGTTGGTGGCGTTCGCCCTGTCGTTTTGGGGGATGAAGGGGATTGAGAGGATAAATTCTTGGTATTTTGAGCGCGTTTTTGAGCGTGTTTGGGTTTGGGGGGTGTTGTTGTTGGCGATTGTGCTGTTTCCGTTTGCCGCGCCGAGGGTTCCTTTGTTCGTGCAGTTGGGGGAATGTTTGTTGGGGATTGCTTTTGCTTGTAACTATCGACAGTTGACGCGCTGGATTAAGGGGCGCGCGATGGGGGAGGGGAGAGAGCTGGCGAGGGAGCGAGAGTCGGTGTTGCGGTCAGGGAAAGTGAGGTAG
- a CDS encoding RpnC/YadD family protein: MRIAPSDRAQVKAECLRLLATLELNPEKMEFISGFIGTYLRLTEDEEEQFKQALERMDLTTKERMMQFVTDWQEKGRQEGRQEGQITQRQEDILRILEVRFEEIPDEIRELVGKIEEIEVLGTLLVQSVTAQSLEAFDVCGERNNTQ, from the coding sequence ATGAGGATAGCTCCTTCCGATCGCGCTCAGGTGAAAGCAGAGTGTTTGCGGTTACTTGCTACCCTTGAGTTAAATCCGGAGAAGATGGAGTTTATATCGGGTTTTATTGGCACGTATTTACGTTTAACTGAAGACGAAGAAGAACAGTTCAAACAAGCACTCGAACGGATGGATTTAACGACAAAGGAGCGCATGATGCAATTTGTAACGGATTGGCAAGAGAAAGGCCGACAGGAAGGGCGACAAGAGGGTCAGATAACACAAAGGCAAGAAGATATTCTCCGCATTCTTGAGGTTCGTTTTGAAGAAATTCCTGATGAAATCAGAGAGCTGGTCGGGAAAATAGAGGAGATTGAGGTGCTAGGGACGCTGCTGGTTCAGTCAGTCACGGCTCAATCTTTGGAGGCGTTTGATGTCTGTGGTGAGAGAAACAATACCCAATGA